One Streptomyces sp. NBC_00223 genomic window carries:
- a CDS encoding PASTA domain-containing protein — MHNRATTAAIGLAAAALLLAGCNDDPTSAPAPGDPASTTTAVASTATATASASTPAGTAATATTTEGKPVPDLVGKGLQAAQDAAQADGFYRLTSHDSAGRDRMQILDRDWKVCSQTPKAGATVSTDTKIDLGAVKLTESCPETDQKPPAKAGHTMPGFVGKALNTAREALPSDTSITSTDASGQDRFILVESNWKVCAQEPSAGAALSGQPVTFTAVKFGETCP, encoded by the coding sequence ATGCACAACCGCGCCACAACGGCCGCCATAGGTTTAGCCGCCGCCGCTCTGTTGCTCGCCGGCTGCAACGACGACCCGACCTCGGCCCCCGCACCTGGGGACCCGGCCTCCACGACGACGGCGGTCGCGTCGACCGCCACGGCCACCGCGTCCGCGAGCACCCCCGCAGGGACGGCCGCGACGGCCACCACCACGGAGGGCAAGCCCGTGCCCGACCTTGTCGGCAAGGGCCTCCAAGCCGCCCAGGACGCCGCCCAGGCCGACGGGTTCTACAGACTGACCAGCCATGACTCCGCCGGGCGGGACCGTATGCAGATCCTCGACCGCGACTGGAAGGTCTGCTCCCAGACCCCGAAGGCAGGCGCCACGGTGTCCACGGACACGAAGATCGACCTGGGCGCGGTGAAACTCACCGAGAGCTGTCCCGAAACCGACCAGAAGCCGCCCGCCAAGGCGGGCCACACGATGCCGGGCTTCGTGGGCAAGGCGCTCAACACCGCCAGGGAAGCGCTGCCGTCCGACACGTCGATCACGTCGACGGACGCCAGTGGCCAGGACCGCTTCATCCTCGTGGAATCGAACTGGAAGGTGTGCGCCCAGGAGCCGTCCGCGGGGGCAGCGCTGTCCGGGCAGCCGGTGACGTTCACGGCAGTGAAGTTCGGCGAGACCTGCCCCTGA
- a CDS encoding SAV_915 family protein yields the protein MHVSEEQPPGDPAPGPAGGGQRSLYVPVKQGPAGAVVRLWRTPFGTRTAVAFTSDRRLRSVLGPCQPWIRLSEHALRRMAEPLGATRLTIDPVLTARPPAAWSDPAPAEPCEFRPPQAPQTVKPPQAPKPPKPPQAAKSPKPAKPQAAGTTP from the coding sequence ATGCACGTAAGCGAGGAGCAGCCGCCCGGCGACCCCGCGCCCGGGCCGGCCGGCGGCGGACAGCGCTCGCTGTACGTACCGGTCAAGCAGGGGCCCGCGGGCGCGGTGGTCCGACTGTGGCGCACCCCGTTCGGCACCCGCACCGCCGTGGCGTTCACCAGCGACCGGCGGCTGCGGTCCGTGCTCGGGCCCTGCCAGCCGTGGATCCGCCTCTCGGAGCACGCGCTGCGCCGGATGGCCGAACCGCTGGGCGCGACGCGCCTCACCATCGACCCCGTGCTGACCGCCCGGCCGCCCGCCGCCTGGTCGGACCCGGCGCCGGCCGAACCGTGCGAGTTCCGCCCGCCGCAGGCGCCCCAGACCGTGAAGCCCCCGCAGGCCCCGAAGCCCCCCAAGCCCCCGCAGGCCGCGAAATCCCCGAAGCCCGCGAAGCCGCAGGCCGCCGGCACGACCCCCTGA
- a CDS encoding sigma-70 family RNA polymerase sigma factor: MRAGDRVGPDPAMVVAARAGDQRALDLLIAECLPLVYNIVGRALDGHDDVDDVVQETLLRVVRGLGELRDPEAFRSWLVAIAVRQVRDREEARKASWHHRTALDAAELIPDPASDFAALTILRLGLTDQRREIAEATRWLDPDDRTLLALWWLEETGDIGRSELAGALGLTRQHAAVKVQRMKEQLETSRTVVRALGAADGCAELRALTAGWDGVPNPLWRKRFARHIRGCEECGRRGAVLLPMDRLLSGLPLLPAPLPFVVPHAGLASAPAHTPPTQAASPTAAPRTAPHPRPPRQRSGAPRGSHARPRLPHGPFAIPAAAVAAVAAVAAGALFAVHLTADPSAPAAARVSPRPAVTATATTTAAVPTTTPPTTATPSATPKKTPARTASPHTTKAVPPPKAPPPAPAVSSVRKGVGVWSFPGVNTALERSGAGWYYTWAPTHDGISGPGFVPMIWGADSADASSLARAAQAGPYLLGFNEPDMAGQSNMTVDQALSLWPKLMTTGKVLGSPAVAYGGDTAGGWLDRFMSGAQQKGYRVDFIALHWYGGDFTTPNAVAQLKSYLQAVYNRYHKPIWLTEFALIDFSNGTRFPTDAQQAAFVTSATKMLDGLPWLQRYAWFGLPAKDGEASSGLFHDGPVETAAGRAFEAAR; encoded by the coding sequence ATGCGTGCAGGCGATCGGGTCGGTCCCGACCCCGCCATGGTCGTCGCGGCGCGGGCGGGCGATCAGCGGGCCCTCGACCTGCTGATCGCGGAGTGCCTGCCGCTGGTCTACAACATCGTCGGGCGCGCCCTGGACGGCCACGACGATGTGGACGACGTCGTGCAGGAGACGCTGCTGCGGGTCGTCCGCGGCCTCGGCGAGCTGCGCGACCCGGAGGCCTTCCGGTCCTGGCTGGTCGCGATCGCCGTACGGCAGGTCCGTGACCGGGAGGAGGCCCGCAAGGCGTCCTGGCACCACCGCACCGCGCTGGACGCGGCCGAGCTGATCCCCGACCCCGCCTCCGACTTCGCCGCGCTGACCATCCTGCGGCTCGGACTGACCGACCAGCGCCGGGAGATCGCGGAGGCGACCCGCTGGCTGGACCCGGACGACCGTACGCTGCTGGCGCTGTGGTGGCTGGAGGAGACCGGCGACATCGGCCGCTCCGAACTGGCCGGGGCGCTGGGGCTGACCCGGCAGCACGCCGCGGTGAAGGTCCAGCGGATGAAGGAGCAGCTGGAGACCTCGCGGACCGTGGTGCGGGCGCTCGGGGCCGCCGACGGGTGCGCCGAGCTGCGCGCGCTGACGGCCGGCTGGGACGGCGTGCCGAACCCGCTGTGGCGCAAGCGCTTCGCCCGGCACATCCGCGGCTGCGAGGAGTGCGGGCGGCGCGGCGCCGTTCTGCTGCCGATGGACCGCCTGCTCAGCGGGCTGCCGCTGCTGCCCGCGCCGCTGCCCTTCGTCGTTCCGCACGCGGGCCTCGCCTCGGCGCCCGCCCACACACCCCCCACCCAGGCCGCTTCCCCCACCGCGGCCCCGCGCACCGCTCCGCACCCCCGCCCCCCACGGCAGCGGAGCGGTGCGCCTCGGGGGAGCCACGCCAGGCCCAGGCTGCCGCACGGGCCGTTCGCGATCCCGGCCGCCGCCGTGGCCGCCGTCGCGGCGGTCGCGGCCGGCGCGCTGTTCGCCGTCCATCTGACGGCGGACCCGTCGGCGCCCGCCGCGGCGCGGGTCTCGCCGCGCCCGGCCGTCACCGCGACGGCCACGACCACGGCGGCGGTCCCGACCACGACGCCCCCGACCACCGCGACGCCCTCGGCCACGCCGAAGAAGACCCCGGCCCGCACCGCGAGCCCGCACACCACCAAGGCCGTGCCGCCGCCGAAGGCGCCGCCGCCCGCGCCGGCCGTGTCCTCGGTCCGCAAGGGCGTGGGCGTCTGGTCGTTCCCCGGTGTGAACACGGCCCTGGAACGGTCGGGCGCGGGCTGGTACTACACCTGGGCGCCGACCCACGACGGCATCAGCGGGCCCGGGTTCGTGCCGATGATCTGGGGCGCCGACAGCGCGGACGCGTCGTCGCTGGCGCGGGCCGCGCAGGCCGGACCGTATCTGCTGGGCTTCAACGAGCCGGACATGGCGGGGCAGTCGAACATGACTGTCGATCAGGCGCTGTCGCTGTGGCCGAAGTTGATGACGACGGGGAAGGTGCTGGGCAGTCCGGCGGTGGCGTACGGCGGTGACACGGCGGGCGGTTGGCTGGACCGCTTCATGAGCGGCGCCCAGCAGAAGGGCTACCGCGTCGACTTCATCGCCCTGCACTGGTACGGCGGCGACTTCACGACGCCGAACGCCGTCGCGCAGCTCAAGTCGTATCTCCAGGCGGTGTACAACCGCTACCACAAGCCGATCTGGCTCACCGAGTTCGCGCTGATCGACTTCTCGAACGGTACGCGCTTCCCGACCGACGCGCAGCAGGCCGCGTTCGTCACGTCGGCGACGAAGATGCTGGACGGGCTGCCGTGGTTGCAGCGGTACGCCTGGTTCGGGCTGCCCGCGAAGGACGGCGAGGCCAGCAGCGGGCTCTTCCACGACGGGCCGGTGGAGACGGCGGCGGGACGGGCGTTCGAGGCGGCTCGCTGA
- a CDS encoding winged helix DNA-binding domain-containing protein codes for MHVTPSPRRTPVPLDRRTLNRTLLARQLLLERTGMGAEKVVAHLLGLQSQVPTSPYPGLWSRLDRFDFAELGALLTERRVVRLTLMRGTVHLVTAEDALLLRPWMRPMFERTLAVSQWAAGIKGVDRAEAVAHGRALLTEQPLTPAELRTALGRRFPAADPASLVNALRMWTPLVQLPPRGVWGAGGGPRYALLDDWLGAPPEPAALPGPSPTPASLVRRYLAAFGPATPADMQKWSGLTGLKPAFTALDLRTYTDGEGRVLYDLPEAELTDPDVPVPARLVADFDNLVLSHADRTRVLATEHKTRVISVNGLVRGMILVDGFVGGTWVFARTKGTAAVVVTPFAPLSPADRDTLAEEGARLLAAADPGVAHDVRFMAP; via the coding sequence ATGCACGTCACGCCGTCACCGCGCCGCACACCCGTACCGTTGGACCGCCGGACGCTCAACCGGACCCTGCTGGCCCGCCAACTCCTGCTGGAGCGGACCGGCATGGGCGCCGAGAAGGTCGTCGCCCACCTGCTGGGGCTTCAGTCGCAGGTGCCCACCTCGCCGTATCCGGGGCTGTGGAGCCGGCTGGACCGGTTCGACTTCGCGGAGCTGGGCGCGCTGCTCACCGAACGCCGGGTGGTCCGGCTGACGCTGATGCGCGGCACCGTCCATCTCGTGACGGCCGAGGACGCGCTGCTGCTGCGGCCGTGGATGCGGCCGATGTTCGAGCGGACGCTGGCCGTCTCGCAGTGGGCGGCCGGGATCAAGGGCGTCGACCGGGCCGAGGCCGTCGCCCACGGGCGCGCGCTGCTGACCGAACAGCCCCTGACTCCGGCCGAGTTGCGGACCGCGCTCGGCCGGCGCTTCCCGGCCGCCGACCCGGCCTCGCTCGTCAACGCGCTGCGGATGTGGACCCCGCTGGTCCAACTGCCGCCGCGCGGAGTGTGGGGAGCGGGCGGCGGCCCCCGGTACGCGCTCCTGGACGACTGGCTGGGCGCGCCGCCCGAGCCTGCCGCCCTGCCCGGCCCCTCGCCGACGCCCGCCTCCCTCGTCCGCCGCTATCTCGCCGCCTTCGGCCCGGCCACGCCCGCCGACATGCAGAAGTGGAGCGGACTGACCGGCCTGAAACCCGCCTTCACCGCCCTGGACCTGCGCACGTACACCGACGGCGAGGGCCGGGTGCTCTACGACCTGCCGGAGGCCGAACTCACCGACCCCGATGTGCCCGTCCCCGCCCGCCTGGTCGCCGACTTCGACAACCTCGTGCTCTCCCACGCCGACCGCACCCGGGTACTGGCGACCGAGCACAAGACCCGGGTGATCTCCGTCAACGGCCTGGTCCGCGGCATGATCCTGGTCGACGGATTCGTGGGCGGCACCTGGGTGTTCGCGCGGACGAAGGGCACGGCGGCGGTCGTCGTGACGCCCTTCGCGCCCCTGTCGCCCGCCGACCGCGACACCCTCGCCGAGGAGGGCGCGCGGCTGCTGGCGGCCGCGGACCCGGGCGTGGCGCACGACGTACGCTTCATGGCGCCGTGA
- a CDS encoding XdhC family protein: MLEIAEQLYGWCGRGLPFAVATVAATGGSAPRQPGAALAVDGSGQAVGSVSGGCVEGAVYELCREALAGEGPGARVERFGSSDGFGGFGGSGGSGGGFDGDLFAVGLTCGGEIDVLVQRIDPTERPEVVRALAAAVAGEPVALARVTAGPADLLGRALLVDTGGIAAGSLGDGRRDRTAAAAARSALAAGRTGTVVIGADGSCCGEPLTLLVESRVPPPRLLVFGAVDFAAALVQAGRFLGYRVTVCDARPVFATTARFPDAAEVVVDWPHRYLDAEARAGRLDGRTAVCVLTHDPKFDLPLLERALRLPVGYVGAMGSRRTHVERLDRLRAAGVTGPELARLHSPIGLDLGARTPEETALSIAAEIVAARHGGTGDPLTTTRTPIHHDAPHLGTPTP; the protein is encoded by the coding sequence GTGCTGGAGATCGCCGAGCAGCTGTACGGCTGGTGCGGGCGCGGGCTGCCGTTCGCCGTAGCGACGGTGGCCGCGACCGGCGGGAGCGCGCCGCGGCAGCCGGGGGCGGCGCTCGCCGTGGACGGCTCGGGGCAGGCGGTCGGCAGCGTGTCGGGCGGGTGCGTCGAGGGGGCGGTGTACGAGCTGTGCCGGGAGGCGCTGGCGGGGGAGGGGCCGGGTGCGCGGGTCGAGCGCTTCGGCAGTTCTGACGGCTTCGGTGGCTTCGGCGGCTCGGGCGGCTCGGGCGGCGGCTTTGACGGTGACCTCTTCGCGGTCGGGCTGACCTGCGGCGGCGAGATCGACGTCCTGGTCCAGCGGATCGACCCCACTGAGCGGCCCGAGGTCGTCCGCGCGCTGGCCGCCGCCGTCGCGGGGGAGCCGGTGGCGCTGGCCCGGGTGACGGCGGGGCCCGCCGACCTGCTCGGCCGCGCGCTGCTGGTCGACACCGGCGGCATCGCGGCGGGCTCGCTGGGCGACGGACGGCGGGACCGTACGGCCGCGGCCGCCGCGCGGTCCGCCCTGGCGGCCGGGCGGACCGGCACGGTGGTGATCGGCGCGGACGGCAGCTGCTGCGGGGAGCCGCTGACGCTGCTGGTCGAGTCCCGGGTGCCGCCGCCCCGGCTGCTGGTCTTCGGCGCCGTCGACTTCGCGGCCGCGCTGGTACAGGCGGGCCGGTTCCTCGGCTACCGGGTGACGGTCTGCGACGCGCGGCCGGTGTTCGCGACCACCGCGCGCTTCCCCGACGCCGCGGAGGTCGTCGTGGACTGGCCGCACCGCTATCTCGACGCCGAGGCGCGGGCCGGACGGCTGGACGGGCGTACGGCGGTGTGTGTGCTCACCCACGACCCGAAGTTCGATCTCCCCTTGCTGGAACGGGCGTTGCGGCTTCCGGTCGGCTATGTCGGCGCGATGGGCTCACGCCGTACCCACGTCGAACGGCTCGACCGGCTGCGGGCGGCGGGGGTCACCGGGCCCGAACTGGCCCGGCTGCACTCGCCGATCGGCCTCGACCTGGGCGCGCGCACTCCGGAGGAGACGGCGCTGTCCATCGCCGCGGAGATCGTCGCCGCCCGCCACGGCGGCACCGGCGACCCCCTGACCACCACCCGCACGCCGATCCACCACGACGCCCCCCACCTCGGCACGCCCACTCCGTGA
- a CDS encoding xanthine dehydrogenase family protein molybdopterin-binding subunit, protein MAVPTPGVPGRLPTGLTQNPATGGGIGESTARPDGILKVTGEFAYASDLWHEDMLWGHTLRSTLAHARIVSVDTAEALAVPGVRAVLTYDDLPTPVRTYGLEIQDTPVLAHGKVRHHGEPVALVAADHPETARRAAAKIRVTYEELPVVTDEASATGPGAVLVHEGREDEYSRHVPHPNVVHRQPIRRGDAGAAARRADVIVTGDYVFGMQDQAFLGPESGLAVPAEDGGVDLYVATQWLHNDLRQMAPVLGLPEKKIRMTLSGVGGAFGGREDLSMQIHGCLLALRTGRPVKMVYNRFESFFGHVHRHPARLRYEHGATRDGRLTHVKCRIVLDGGAYASSSPAVVGNAASLSVGPYVVEDVDIEALALYTNNPPCGAMRGFGAVQACFAYEAQMDQVAAELGLDPVEFRQINAMEQGSLMPTGQRVDSPAPVAELLRRVKSRPLPPERQWEVAGGPADVRALPGGLSNTTHGEGVVRGVGYAVGIKNVGFSEGFDDYSTARVRLEAVGGEPVATVHTAMAEVGQGGVTVHAQIARSELGVTQVTILPADTRVGSAGSTSASRQTYMTGGAVKQACEAVRAKVLELGRRRFGSYHPAWATAELLLESGRVVTDGGEALAGIADVLEDEVVELEMEFRHRPTQAFDRRTGQGNGHVQYSFAAHRAVVEVDTELGLVKVVELACAQDVGRALNPLSVAGQIQGGSTQGLGVAVMEEILVDPKTAKVRNPSFTDYLIPTILDTPAIPIDVLELADDHAPYGLRGVGEAPTLSSTPAVLAAIRQATGLALHRTPIRPEHLTGA, encoded by the coding sequence ATGGCCGTACCGACACCCGGCGTCCCCGGCCGCCTTCCCACCGGACTGACCCAGAACCCGGCCACCGGCGGCGGCATCGGCGAGTCCACCGCCCGCCCGGACGGCATCCTCAAGGTGACCGGCGAGTTCGCGTACGCCTCCGACCTGTGGCACGAGGACATGCTGTGGGGCCACACCCTGCGCAGCACCCTCGCGCACGCCCGGATCGTGTCGGTCGACACCGCCGAGGCGCTGGCCGTCCCCGGGGTGCGCGCCGTGCTCACCTACGACGACCTGCCCACCCCCGTACGCACCTACGGCCTGGAGATCCAGGACACCCCCGTCCTCGCCCACGGCAAGGTGCGCCACCACGGCGAGCCGGTCGCGCTGGTCGCCGCCGACCACCCGGAGACCGCCCGCCGGGCCGCCGCCAAGATCCGCGTCACGTATGAGGAGTTGCCCGTCGTCACCGACGAGGCGTCCGCCACCGGCCCCGGCGCGGTGCTGGTGCACGAGGGCCGCGAGGACGAGTACAGCCGGCACGTCCCGCACCCCAACGTCGTGCACCGGCAGCCGATTCGGCGCGGCGACGCCGGCGCGGCCGCCCGGCGCGCGGACGTGATCGTCACCGGCGACTATGTCTTCGGCATGCAGGACCAGGCGTTCCTCGGCCCCGAGTCCGGGCTCGCGGTCCCGGCCGAGGACGGCGGCGTCGACCTGTACGTGGCCACCCAGTGGCTCCACAACGACCTGCGGCAGATGGCGCCCGTGCTCGGCCTGCCCGAGAAGAAGATCCGGATGACGCTCTCCGGCGTCGGCGGCGCGTTCGGCGGCCGCGAGGATCTTTCGATGCAGATCCACGGCTGTCTGCTCGCGCTGCGCACCGGCCGGCCCGTGAAGATGGTCTACAACCGCTTCGAGTCCTTCTTCGGCCATGTCCACCGCCACCCCGCCAGACTCCGGTACGAGCACGGCGCCACCCGCGACGGCAGGCTCACCCACGTCAAGTGCCGCATCGTGCTGGACGGCGGCGCCTACGCCTCCTCCTCCCCGGCCGTCGTCGGCAACGCCGCCTCCCTGTCGGTGGGCCCGTACGTCGTGGAGGACGTCGACATCGAGGCGCTCGCCCTTTACACCAACAACCCGCCCTGCGGCGCGATGCGCGGCTTCGGCGCGGTCCAGGCGTGCTTCGCCTACGAGGCCCAGATGGACCAGGTCGCCGCCGAACTCGGCCTGGACCCGGTGGAGTTCCGGCAGATCAACGCCATGGAACAGGGCTCGCTCATGCCCACGGGCCAGCGCGTGGACTCCCCGGCGCCGGTCGCCGAACTGCTGCGCCGGGTCAAGTCCCGCCCGCTGCCGCCGGAACGGCAGTGGGAGGTCGCCGGCGGCCCCGCCGACGTACGGGCCCTGCCCGGCGGCCTGTCCAACACCACGCACGGCGAAGGCGTGGTCCGGGGGGTCGGCTACGCGGTCGGCATCAAGAACGTCGGCTTCTCCGAGGGCTTCGACGACTACTCCACCGCCCGGGTCCGGCTGGAGGCCGTGGGCGGCGAGCCCGTGGCCACCGTGCACACCGCGATGGCCGAGGTCGGGCAGGGCGGCGTCACCGTGCACGCGCAGATCGCCCGCTCCGAACTCGGCGTCACCCAGGTCACGATCCTGCCCGCCGACACCCGGGTCGGCTCGGCCGGCTCCACCTCGGCCTCCCGGCAGACGTACATGACCGGCGGCGCGGTCAAGCAGGCCTGCGAGGCCGTACGGGCGAAGGTGCTCGAACTCGGCCGCCGCCGGTTCGGCAGCTACCACCCGGCCTGGGCGACGGCCGAACTCCTGCTGGAGAGCGGCAGGGTGGTCACCGACGGCGGCGAGGCGCTGGCCGGCATCGCCGACGTGCTGGAGGACGAAGTCGTCGAGCTGGAGATGGAGTTCAGACACCGGCCGACCCAGGCGTTCGACCGGCGCACCGGGCAGGGCAACGGCCATGTGCAGTACTCCTTCGCCGCGCACCGGGCCGTGGTCGAGGTCGACACCGAACTCGGCCTGGTCAAGGTGGTGGAGCTGGCCTGCGCGCAGGACGTCGGCCGGGCGCTCAATCCGCTGTCGGTCGCCGGGCAGATCCAGGGCGGCAGCACACAGGGCCTCGGCGTGGCCGTGATGGAGGAGATCCTGGTGGACCCGAAGACCGCGAAGGTGCGCAACCCGTCCTTCACCGACTACCTCATCCCGACCATCCTCGACACCCCGGCCATTCCGATCGACGTGCTCGAACTCGCCGACGACCACGCCCCGTACGGGCTGCGCGGCGTGGGCGAGGCGCCCACTTTGTCGTCCACCCCGGCCGTGCTCGCCGCCATCCGGCAGGCGACCGGACTCGCGCTCCACCGGACGCCGATCCGGCCCGAGCATCTGACGGGGGCCTGA
- a CDS encoding (2Fe-2S)-binding protein — MRVNFTVNGRPQHADDVWEGESLLYVLRERMGLPGSKNACEQGECGSCTVRLDGVPVCSCLVAAGQAEGREVVTVEGLAGPDGELSTVQQAFVEAGAVQCGFCTPGLLVTADELLERNPEPTDGDIREALSGNLCRCTGYEKILDAVRLAAARTGREM; from the coding sequence ATGCGCGTGAACTTCACCGTCAACGGCCGCCCGCAGCACGCCGATGACGTGTGGGAGGGCGAGAGCCTGCTGTACGTGCTGCGTGAGCGGATGGGCCTGCCGGGCTCCAAGAACGCCTGCGAGCAGGGCGAATGCGGCTCCTGTACGGTCCGGCTCGACGGTGTGCCGGTCTGCTCGTGCCTGGTGGCCGCCGGACAGGCCGAGGGCCGCGAGGTCGTCACCGTCGAGGGCCTGGCCGGGCCCGACGGCGAACTGTCCACCGTCCAGCAGGCGTTCGTCGAGGCCGGCGCCGTGCAGTGCGGCTTCTGCACCCCCGGACTGCTGGTCACCGCCGACGAGTTGCTGGAACGCAACCCCGAACCGACCGACGGCGACATCCGCGAGGCGCTGTCCGGCAACCTCTGCCGCTGCACCGGCTACGAGAAGATCCTCGACGCCGTACGCCTGGCCGCGGCCCGCACCGGACGGGAGATGTGA
- a CDS encoding FAD binding domain-containing protein, producing MEFLRPADWQEALAAKAAHPTAVPLAGGTDVMVEINFDHRRPDHLLDLNRVAELQEWEAGPDTVRLGAGVPYTRIMAELGDQLPALALAARTVASPQIRNRGGVGGNLGTASPAGDAHPALLAGGGEVEAVSVRGTRMIPVDDFYTGVKRNALAPDELIRAVHLKKATGPQQFSKVGTRNAMVIAVCAFAVALHPDTRTVRTGIGSAAPTPIRATAAEEFLTAALDEAGLWEGGGPVPPSVARQFALLVAASARPIDDVRGTAAYRRHALGVMARRTLDWAWEQYRGQGRTASCA from the coding sequence ATGGAGTTCCTGCGCCCGGCCGACTGGCAGGAGGCGCTGGCCGCCAAGGCCGCGCACCCCACCGCCGTGCCCCTGGCGGGCGGCACGGACGTGATGGTCGAGATCAACTTCGACCACCGCAGGCCGGACCATCTGCTGGACCTCAACCGCGTCGCCGAACTCCAGGAGTGGGAGGCCGGCCCGGACACCGTACGGCTCGGCGCGGGCGTCCCGTACACCCGGATCATGGCCGAGCTGGGAGACCAGCTGCCGGCCCTCGCGCTCGCCGCCCGTACGGTCGCCTCTCCGCAGATCCGCAACCGCGGCGGCGTCGGCGGCAACCTGGGCACCGCCTCCCCGGCCGGGGACGCCCACCCGGCGCTGCTCGCGGGCGGCGGCGAGGTCGAGGCGGTGTCGGTGCGCGGCACCCGGATGATCCCCGTCGACGACTTCTACACCGGTGTGAAGCGCAACGCGCTGGCGCCCGACGAGCTGATCCGGGCGGTGCACCTGAAGAAGGCCACCGGGCCGCAGCAGTTCTCCAAGGTCGGCACCCGCAACGCGATGGTCATCGCGGTGTGCGCCTTCGCCGTCGCCCTGCACCCCGACACCCGTACGGTCCGCACCGGCATCGGCTCGGCCGCGCCGACCCCGATCCGGGCCACGGCCGCCGAGGAGTTCCTGACGGCGGCGCTGGACGAGGCCGGTCTGTGGGAGGGCGGCGGACCCGTACCGCCGTCGGTGGCACGGCAGTTCGCGCTCCTGGTAGCCGCGTCCGCCCGCCCGATCGACGACGTGCGCGGCACCGCCGCGTACCGCAGACACGCACTCGGCGTGATGGCCCGCCGCACCCTGGACTGGGCCTGGGAGCAGTACCGGGGCCAGGGAAGGACGGCGTCATGCGCGTGA